A DNA window from Trichomycterus rosablanca isolate fTriRos1 chromosome 9, fTriRos1.hap1, whole genome shotgun sequence contains the following coding sequences:
- the LOC134320306 gene encoding uncharacterized protein LOC134320306 isoform X1: MSSGSTCAALGCHNNSKKFKLLLESSCFEHQLIYKHCPCAAPYALHSMPTKKERKLAWLAALKLKYPPKRIYVCSFHFVEKKPTEMHPDPELYLGYDRPPQKKRRKLVRVNQTTSTATGLNEDADEEPYVAAEESLMVPSMNPRCRVMKRSTRIGKLSCLKRPYFKFLNSASAWAELAVMLSLLKSGTITPVQRDCFFLPDVSPLLKGDVA, encoded by the exons ATGAGCTCGGGCTCGACGTGTGCCGCTCTCGGGTGCCACAACAACTCAAAAAAATTTAAGTTGTTGTTGGAAAGTTCGTGCTTTGAACACCAGCTGATTTATAAACACTGTCCGTGCGCTGCGCCCTATGCGTTACATTCCATGCCAACAAAGAAGGAAAGGAAACTAGCGTGGCTTGCAGctttaaaactgaaatatcCTCCAAAGAGGATATATGTTTGCTCATTTCACTTCGTTGAAAAGAAGCCAACAGAAATGCATCCTGATCCGGAGCTGTATTTGGGTTACGACAGACCACCCCAAAAGAAGAGACGAAAGCTAGTTCGGGTAAACCAGACGACATCTACTGCCACTGGTCTTAATGAAGATGCAGACGAGGAACCTT ATGTGGCTGCTGAAGAAAGTCTCATGGTCCCTTCAATGAACCCAAGGTGTCGAGTGATGAAGCGGTCTACTCGAATTGGCAAACTTTCATGTTTGAAGAGGCCATACTTCAAATTTTTGAATTCAGCTTCAGCATGGGCAGAGCTTGCTGTGATGCTGTCACTTTTGAAAAGTGGAACCATTACACCTGTCCAGAGAG ACTGCTTCTTCTTGCCAGATGTCAGTCCACTCTTGAAAGGGGATG TCGCCTGA
- the LOC134320306 gene encoding uncharacterized protein LOC134320306 isoform X2 yields the protein MSSGSTCAALGCHNNSKKFKLLLESSCFEHQLIYKHCPCAAPYALHSMPTKKERKLAWLAALKLKYPPKRIYVCSFHFVEKKPTEMHPDPELYLGYDRPPQKKRRKLVRVNQTTSTATGLNEDADEEPYVAAEESLMVPSMNPRCRVMKRSTRIGKLSCLKRPYFKFLNSASAWAELAVMLSLLKSGTITPVQRVA from the exons ATGAGCTCGGGCTCGACGTGTGCCGCTCTCGGGTGCCACAACAACTCAAAAAAATTTAAGTTGTTGTTGGAAAGTTCGTGCTTTGAACACCAGCTGATTTATAAACACTGTCCGTGCGCTGCGCCCTATGCGTTACATTCCATGCCAACAAAGAAGGAAAGGAAACTAGCGTGGCTTGCAGctttaaaactgaaatatcCTCCAAAGAGGATATATGTTTGCTCATTTCACTTCGTTGAAAAGAAGCCAACAGAAATGCATCCTGATCCGGAGCTGTATTTGGGTTACGACAGACCACCCCAAAAGAAGAGACGAAAGCTAGTTCGGGTAAACCAGACGACATCTACTGCCACTGGTCTTAATGAAGATGCAGACGAGGAACCTT ATGTGGCTGCTGAAGAAAGTCTCATGGTCCCTTCAATGAACCCAAGGTGTCGAGTGATGAAGCGGTCTACTCGAATTGGCAAACTTTCATGTTTGAAGAGGCCATACTTCAAATTTTTGAATTCAGCTTCAGCATGGGCAGAGCTTGCTGTGATGCTGTCACTTTTGAAAAGTGGAACCATTACACCTGTCCAGAGAG TCGCCTGA